The genomic interval GATGGCCGGCATTTGAGCCTTTACAGCCGCAGGCCCATCGCCGACACCATCGGGCCTTCGCTGTTGGAAGCCCCGGCGGATGTGAATCCGCATTTGCGCTGGCATCCTTTGCGCGGCGAATGGGTGGCCTATGCCGCCTACCGCCAGACCCGCACTTTCCATCCACCGCCGGAATACAACCCGTTCGCGCCTTCGGACCACCCTGGGCATCCGACCGAACTGCCGCCCGGCGATTACGATATCGCCGTATTCGACAACCGTTTCCCGGCCCTGACCGCCCTGGCCCACGATCCCCCGGCCTGTTGGGTCGAAACCCGGCCCGCCCAGGGGCAATGCGAGGTCGTGGTGTTCAGCCAAGACCCGCAAGGGGCCTTGGGCCGCTTGCCGCTGGACCATATCGAACTGTTGCTGGAAGTCTGGGCGCGGCGCAGCGAACGGCTGGCGGCGCGGGGCGATATCCGCTATGTGCTGGCGTTCGAGAACCGGGGGGCGGAGGTGGGCGTCACCCTGCACCATCCCCATGGCCAGATTTACGCCTATCCCTTCGTGCCGCCCGTCCCGGCGCGGTCGCTGGCGAACGAGGCGGACTATTTCGGGCGGACGGGCCGGGTGTTGTTGTGCGACTTGGCGGCGGCGGAGGCCGACAGCGGCCAGCGCGTGCTGTACCGGGGACCGGAAGCCATCGCCTTCGTGCCGGCCTGGGCGCGTTACCCCTATGAAGCCTGGGTGGTCCCGACCGCCCCGGTCGCTGCGTTCGCCGCCCTGGACGGGGCGCAACGCGCCGACCTCGCCCGCGCCTTGAAAACCGTCCTGCTCAAGTACGACGGCCTGTGGCAACGGCCCTTCCCCTATCTGATGGCGTGGTACCAAGCCCCGCTGGACGGCCAGGCCCATCCCGGCTGCCAGCTCCATGCCGAGTTCTATCCCCCCTACCGTAGCGCCGACCGCCTGAAATACCTGGCCGGGACCGAATTGGCCGCCGGGATGTTCGCCAACGACGCCCTGCCGGAAGACAAGGCCAGGGAATTGCAGGCGGTGGACGCCATTTTTTGAGGAAGCACCCATGCCGGAATTTGCCGATTTGTTCGGTGGCCCGCCCGCCTTGGAAGCCAGTGCGCCGGGCCGGGTCAACCTGTTGGGCGAACACACCGACTATAACGATGGCTTCGTGTTGCCCACCGCGATCCCCCAGCGCACGCGGGTGCAGTTGGGCCGTAGCCTGGACGGCTGGAACCGCTTCTATTCGGTCCATTTCGATGGGCTGGCGAGCTACCGGGCAGGCGAGGCC from Methylomagnum ishizawai carries:
- the galT gene encoding galactose-1-phosphate uridylyltransferase; the protein is MYIREFAKRDGRHLSLYSRRPIADTIGPSLLEAPADVNPHLRWHPLRGEWVAYAAYRQTRTFHPPPEYNPFAPSDHPGHPTELPPGDYDIAVFDNRFPALTALAHDPPACWVETRPAQGQCEVVVFSQDPQGALGRLPLDHIELLLEVWARRSERLAARGDIRYVLAFENRGAEVGVTLHHPHGQIYAYPFVPPVPARSLANEADYFGRTGRVLLCDLAAAEADSGQRVLYRGPEAIAFVPAWARYPYEAWVVPTAPVAAFAALDGAQRADLARALKTVLLKYDGLWQRPFPYLMAWYQAPLDGQAHPGCQLHAEFYPPYRSADRLKYLAGTELAAGMFANDALPEDKARELQAVDAIF